The Cervus elaphus chromosome 22, mCerEla1.1, whole genome shotgun sequence genome has a window encoding:
- the LOC122680085 gene encoding apolipoprotein L3-like: protein MSSENFGNCSDIEIFFEEVVECLWDILGRKELLHLLNEFLERIKTEAGLSREDAKELHKYLKELNRALVEEDQERLTKEQLDRRRFLIKFPRVRRQLEEFIGKFHELADKVDKVHKGCTISNVVGYSTGAVSSILTIVGLALAPVTAGASVVLLATGIGLGAAAAVTGVSTTIIEHVKRSSAETEASHMMSSVVKKWKVLLEVLKGNPHIVDTAEKVTEAVQCIEVNIHAMETGNVNPDSAPNAHIYMSPARISVPAIQHIEGGFKATALTITKGARIAGLATAGVFLLVDVGLLVKESKHLHDGAKTVAADSLRQRAWELERKLEELTQIYESLQEDLI from the exons ATGAGCTCAGAAAACTTCGGAAACTGCTCAG ATATTGAGATCTTTTTTGAGGAGGTCGTTGAATGTCTCTGGGACATACTGGGCAGAAAGGAACTGCTCCACCTGCTGAATGAATTCCTGGAAAGAATTAAGACTGAGGCCGGTTTGTCCAG GGAAGATGCCAAGGAACTACACAAATATCTGAAGGAATTGAACAGAGCCTTGGTTGAGGAGGACCAGGAAAGACTCACCAAAGAGCAGCTGGACAGGAGGAGGTTTCTAATTAAGTTTCCTCGGGTCAGACGGCAGCTGGAGGAGTTCATAGGCAAGTTCCACGAGCTCGCAGACAAGGTTGACAAGGTGCATAAGGGATGTACCATCTCCAACGTGGTGGGCTACAGCACCGGTGCTGTGTCTAGTATTCTGACCATTGTTGGCCTGGCTCTGGCACCCGTGACAGCAGGGGCCAGTGTGGTGCTCTTGGCCACTGGGATAGGGCTGGGAGCAGCAGCGGCTGTGACCGGTGTGTCCACCACTATCATCGAACATGTGAAGAGGTCATCAGCAGAAACCGAAGCCAGTCACATGATGTCAAGTGTTGTCAAGAAATGGAAGGTTCTCCTAGAGGTACTCAAGGGCAACCCCCACATTGTTGATACAGCAGAGAAAGTCACAGAAGCTGTGCAATGCATTGAAGTGAACATCCATGCCATGGAGACAGGCAATGTCAACCCTGACTCTGCACCCAATGCACACATCTACATGAGCCCTGCGAGGATCTCAGTCCCAGCCATCCAGCACATAGAGGGGGGTTTCAAAGCCACAGCTTTAACAATAACCAAAGGAGCCCGGATTGCGGGCTTGGCCACTGCAGGGGTCTTCCTTCTGGTGGATGTGGGCTTGCTGGTGAAGGAGTCAAAGCACTTGCACGATGGTGCCAAGACAGTAGCAGCTGATAGCCTGAGGCAGCGGGCATGGGAGTTGGAGAGGAAGTTGGAGGAGCTCACCCAGATCTATGAGAGTCTGCAGGAGGACCTGATTTAG